The region ACGGCGAACGCATCGCATCGCGCGACGGCGTCAATCGCGTTCCCGCCTACACCCTGGTCGACCTCGGCGCGCGCTATCGGTTCCGCCTCGGTTCGGCGCCGGCGACCTTGCGCCTGCTGGTCGCCAACCTCGGCGATACCTACACCTGGAACATCTACGGCAACAACAGTTTCGGACTCACCGACGGGCGGCGCTACGTGGCCCAGCTCGCGGTCGATTTCGACGGTTAATTCGACGGTCAATGACGGTTCTGGGGAGCGTGCGGCCATGCTGAGGCAGGAGCGGTACCGCGATATCGACCACGCGCGGGGTGGGGCCCGCGCGCAGGTGCAGGCGTCGGGCGAGTGCGAGCGGGCGCTGAAGATCTACAGCGGCGTCTGCCACGGTACGCTCGGCGAGCTGTTGCAGGGGCCGTACGCGCAGGACGGCGAGTTGCACATCGGCCTGATTTCCTTGCCGGTGCGCAAATACAGTTGGATTCATTTCGCCCCCGGCGAGGACGGCGACATCGACCTCGACCTGGCCGGCAAAGACAAATGCCGGCAGGCGATCGCGCTGTATCTGCAACAGCACGGCAAGCATTTGCCGAGCGGGCGCTGGAGCCACGATTCGGAACTGCCGCTGGGCAAGGGCATGGCCAGCTCGACCGCCGACATCGTCGCGACCATTCGCTGTCTCGACCGCATCTTCGGCCTGACCTCGGCGCCCGCGGCGATCGCCGACCTGCTGCGCGGCATCGAGCGTTCCGACAGCGTGTTTCTCGACACCCACGCGCTGTACCTGAGCGGCCGTCAGCGGATCGTGCAGGCCTTCGATACGCCGCTGCGCCTGCATGCCTGCTACATCGACGAAGGCGGCACGGTCGAGACCGAGAAGTGCGCGCATCCCTTGCTGGCCCACTACCAGCGCCACCTCGATGCCTATCGGGACAATCTCGAACGCGCGCTGCGTGCCTTCGCCGCCCACGACCTCTCCGGCATTTGCGCCTGCGCCACCCAGAGCGCGCGCCTGGCGCAGGGGGTGATCGCCAAGCGCCACCTCGATGCGCTGCTCGAACGCCAGGCCGACTTCGCCGCCGACGGCATCGTCGTCGCCCACACCGGCAGCCTGCTCGGCTACCTGTTCGTCGAGCGGCCCGACGCCGCGCGCATGGGCGAGCTGTCGGCTTTCTTCCGTGGCCTGGGCCACCAGTGCCGTTTCGCCGAGACGGGGTTCTGATGAGCTTGCACACGCATATCGCCGATGCGATCAAGGCGCCCGACCTGGTCCGGCTGGGCGCCAATCTCTATGTCGCGCGCTTCGAGACCATGAAGGTCTATTCGACCCTGGTCGCGGTCGAGCGCCTGCTCGCCAGCGGCCGCATTCGCCCGGGCGCGACCCTTATGGACAGCTCCAGCGGCATCTACGCTTACGCCCTCGCCCTGGCTTGTCACAAGTACGGCCTGCATTGCCACATCGTCGGCTCCAAGACAGTAGACCGCACCCTGATGCTGCAGTTGCGCATCCTCGGTGCGACCATCGAACAAGTCGAGCCGCAGGCGACCTTGAAGATGGACCAGAGCCTGCGCGTGGCACGGATCCGCGAATTGCTCGACAGCCGTCCCGACGTGCACTGGATGCAGCAGTACCACGACGACATCCATTACGACGGCTACGAGCCGGTCGCGGCCTTGCTCGCCGAAACCTTGGGCGACACCGCGCTCAGCGTGGTCGGCGGAGTGGGCTCGGGCTGTTCCACCGGCGGCCTGGCCCGAGCCTTGCGCGCGCACGATGCCGCGGTCGAACTGATCGGCGTGCAGCCATTCGGCAGCATGACCTTCGGCTGCCAGCACATCGAAGACCCCGGCATCATCATCGCCGGTATTGGCAGCTCGATTCCGTTCCGCAACGTGCGGCATCGTTTGTACGATCAAATCCATTGGGTCTCGTTCGACTACGGCCTGTCGGGCTCGGTGGCCCTGCTGCGCGAACACGCGGTGTTCGCCGGCTTGTCGACCGGCTGCTGTTATCTGGTCGCGGCGCGCGAAGCCGCGCGCCGGCCCGAGCGCAACATTGTCTTCCTCGCCGCCGACACCGGCCATCGCTATGTCGAAGGCGTGTTCGCGCATTACGAACAGGCCCTGGACCCGAGCGGCCTCGAACCCAAATCGATCGAGTCGCTCGACGAACTGGCCCTGCCGTGGTCGGCGATGGCCTGGGCGCGTGCCGATTTCGTCACCGATCCCGACGCCCTAGGCGCGTCGCCGCGCGATGCGGCGCTCGTCGCCGCGCATTGAATCCCTTCCCTGGAGCAAGCCCTCATGGCGCATTTGTTGATGATCGAAAGCTGGGTCGGCGGCACCGGCCGCATCTTCCCGCCCGCGATCGGCCGGCTCGGCCACCGCTACACCTTCGTCACCCGCAACCGCGGCCACTACCGCGACGCGCGTTCGCAAGAGATCCACCCGGTGATCGACCACGCCGATCACGTGCTGACCGCCGAGACCAACGACGTGCCGGCGCTGATCGAATTCCTGCGCGCCCAGCATGCGATCCTCCAGTTCGATGGCGTGGTGACGATCTGCGACTACTACATCGACACCGTGGCCCAGGTCGCGCAGGCACTGGGGCTGCCGCAGGCGTTCTCGGCCAATGTGGTGATGGAGCGGCGCAAGGACCGGGTGCGCGAGGCGATCGAACGTGCCGGCCTGCCGAACCCCAAGTTCGCGGTGACCCGGTCCTGGGACGAGACCCGCAGCGAGGCGCAGCGGATCAGCTATCCCTTGATCGTCAAGCCGACCGACCTGGCGTCGAGCGCGTTCGTGCGCCTGATCCACGACGAGGAAGAGCTGTGCGCGGCCTTCGATGCGCTCGAACAGTTCCCGCGCAATTTCCGCGAACAGGCGCGCGTGCCCTTGCTGTTGCTGGAGGAGTACCTGCGTGGCGAGGAGTTCAGTGTCGAGGCCTGCACTTATCGCGGCCGCACCACGGTCATCGGCATCACCGACAAGAGCCTGACCGGGTTTCCGTATTTCATCGAGGATGGGCACATGTTCCCGGCCCGGCTCGATCCGGCCGACGCCGCGGCCATCGAAGCCTTGGTGCTCGGTGCGCTCGAAGCGGTCGGACACGATCACGGCATCAGCCACACCGAGGTC is a window of Lysobacter antibioticus DNA encoding:
- a CDS encoding ATP-grasp domain-containing protein, which produces MAHLLMIESWVGGTGRIFPPAIGRLGHRYTFVTRNRGHYRDARSQEIHPVIDHADHVLTAETNDVPALIEFLRAQHAILQFDGVVTICDYYIDTVAQVAQALGLPQAFSANVVMERRKDRVREAIERAGLPNPKFAVTRSWDETRSEAQRISYPLIVKPTDLASSAFVRLIHDEEELCAAFDALEQFPRNFREQARVPLLLLEEYLRGEEFSVEACTYRGRTTVIGITDKSLTGFPYFIEDGHMFPARLDPADAAAIEALVLGALEAVGHDHGISHTEVKLTADGPRVVEINPRPGGNYIAELIQRVTGIDLLDAQIELALGREPDLRRRDTGIFSAAIKFLVPPRGGYVLAMDGAASLEADPNIERWSLSAVAGSEVAAPIDNACYLGHVIAVDRVGGQARTYAERALAEVSLRYADTGAGPDADADGGDAARTRAAAEPVATAMTAA
- a CDS encoding pyridoxal-phosphate dependent enzyme, which translates into the protein MSLHTHIADAIKAPDLVRLGANLYVARFETMKVYSTLVAVERLLASGRIRPGATLMDSSSGIYAYALALACHKYGLHCHIVGSKTVDRTLMLQLRILGATIEQVEPQATLKMDQSLRVARIRELLDSRPDVHWMQQYHDDIHYDGYEPVAALLAETLGDTALSVVGGVGSGCSTGGLARALRAHDAAVELIGVQPFGSMTFGCQHIEDPGIIIAGIGSSIPFRNVRHRLYDQIHWVSFDYGLSGSVALLREHAVFAGLSTGCCYLVAAREAARRPERNIVFLAADTGHRYVEGVFAHYEQALDPSGLEPKSIESLDELALPWSAMAWARADFVTDPDALGASPRDAALVAAH